The following proteins come from a genomic window of Natronosalvus vescus:
- a CDS encoding sugar-transfer associated ATP-grasp domain-containing protein — MDNTTVTQSYEYTVVEKIRMGHPATPHLHGLKEVYGNNGFTGLVFSITRFAVKKPLPHPYSTRFSYRSQLLEEAVVSLPDSSLPPREHMNTYLHGFTEELYHLYGFGSDGDPGDYLSEYSRKCAGNINDDIEMLRDKERFHEYMADNGFECHLPTLFGHIENGSFESASDRELEAVIREEGTVVIKGVTGGGGHGVYICEWNDGRLELYGKDGVADDLESVMPELDRSIVTEYCEQAAYLDDIYAGAPNTIRVLTMNPDYGEPFIPAAVHRFGTSDSGALDNFSQNGLSAHIDIESGELSAAAGVSDTHNVEWCDSHPDTGSSINGFTIPAWESIRDELLTIVEQLPELNYAGWDLLITSPGEFVIIEGNHFPDPDVIQVHEPLLTDQRVRTFFTENSVPL, encoded by the coding sequence GTGGATAACACGACCGTCACCCAAAGCTATGAATACACGGTTGTGGAAAAAATCCGCATGGGTCACCCAGCTACACCTCACCTCCACGGACTCAAAGAGGTCTACGGGAATAACGGTTTCACGGGCCTCGTATTTTCAATTACACGATTTGCGGTCAAAAAGCCTCTCCCTCATCCCTATAGCACCAGGTTTTCGTACCGGAGTCAGTTGCTAGAGGAGGCAGTCGTCAGTTTGCCCGATTCTTCGCTGCCCCCGAGAGAACACATGAACACGTACCTGCACGGGTTTACCGAAGAATTGTATCACCTGTATGGTTTTGGTTCCGACGGTGACCCTGGCGACTACCTCTCGGAGTACTCCAGAAAGTGTGCAGGAAATATTAACGACGATATCGAGATGCTGAGGGACAAAGAACGGTTCCACGAATACATGGCCGATAACGGATTTGAATGCCATCTCCCCACATTGTTCGGACACATTGAAAATGGGTCATTTGAGAGCGCATCAGACCGAGAATTGGAGGCCGTGATCAGAGAAGAGGGAACCGTTGTCATCAAAGGAGTGACTGGAGGTGGTGGTCACGGCGTGTATATCTGTGAATGGAACGACGGTCGGCTGGAGCTGTACGGAAAAGACGGTGTCGCTGACGACCTCGAATCGGTTATGCCCGAGTTAGACCGCTCTATTGTCACTGAGTACTGTGAACAGGCGGCCTATCTCGATGACATCTATGCAGGTGCGCCAAATACGATTCGAGTTTTGACGATGAATCCCGACTATGGTGAGCCATTCATTCCGGCTGCAGTTCACCGATTCGGAACCAGTGATTCCGGTGCTCTAGATAACTTCTCACAAAATGGATTGTCCGCGCATATCGATATAGAAAGCGGTGAATTGAGCGCTGCAGCAGGCGTATCTGATACGCACAACGTCGAGTGGTGTGATTCGCATCCGGACACTGGGTCGTCGATAAACGGGTTTACAATCCCGGCGTGGGAGTCAATCAGGGATGAGTTGTTGACAATCGTAGAACAGCTCCCTGAATTGAACTACGCCGGGTGGGATCTCTTGATAACTTCGCCGGGTGAGTTTGTGATTATCGAAGGCAATCACTTTCCCGATCCCGACGTTATTCAGGTTCACGAACCACTCTTAACGGATCAACGCGTGCGAACCTTTTTTACCGAAAATAGCGTCCCACTGTAG
- a CDS encoding alpha/beta hydrolase gives MSERFTATTADDPHRDQPIETAGAPPQAAEAAVVMLHGRGSTAKYILRLVDECYHHGVLYLAPQAAHRTWYPRSMSLEGAKSAAGSGVEAEGDTDAVTYTHPWFDSALAHVSTALDTAADAGVPLERTLLFGFSQGGALASEFVARTPRRYGGLVVFSGGLLEPEHRGRETGSLEGTPVFLGCSDDDPYVPAERVRESARVLEALGGDVTVRLYDGLGHEINDDEMQTLDTLVGNLL, from the coding sequence ATGAGTGAGCGATTCACGGCCACCACGGCTGACGACCCCCACCGCGATCAACCGATCGAAACGGCAGGTGCGCCACCCCAGGCAGCCGAGGCCGCCGTCGTCATGCTCCACGGCCGCGGTTCGACGGCGAAATACATCCTCCGACTCGTCGACGAGTGCTACCATCACGGTGTGCTATACCTCGCCCCGCAGGCTGCCCACCGAACGTGGTACCCCAGATCGATGTCCCTCGAGGGGGCGAAATCAGCAGCAGGATCAGGAGTCGAAGCCGAGGGCGACACCGACGCCGTTACCTACACCCACCCCTGGTTCGACTCCGCACTCGCACACGTCTCGACAGCGCTCGACACAGCCGCCGACGCCGGCGTTCCGCTCGAGCGGACGCTCCTCTTCGGATTCTCCCAGGGCGGCGCGCTCGCGAGCGAGTTCGTCGCCCGAACCCCTCGCCGGTACGGCGGGCTGGTCGTCTTCTCCGGCGGCCTCCTCGAGCCCGAACATCGAGGACGGGAGACGGGGTCTCTCGAGGGAACACCAGTCTTCCTCGGCTGCAGCGACGACGATCCGTACGTCCCCGCCGAACGCGTCCGCGAATCAGCCCGCGTTCTCGAGGCGCTCGGCGGTGACGTTACAGTACGGCTGTACGACGGACTGGGCCACGAGATCAACGACGACGAGATGCAAACGCTCGACACGCTCGTTGGAAATCTTCTCTGA
- a CDS encoding VOC family protein, whose amino-acid sequence MLTDTPGIHHVTGIVRDAQRNLEFYAGTLGLRLVKQTVNHNDALTRHLFYGDETGSPGTVLTFFPYPAEDDGRIGHPQISATGLVIPPDSVDYWRERLEAADSDDDNSPIVRERFEETVLRVSDPDGTRIELVTGDSPVEPWTGGPVPNRHAIRGLHGVTLLSTDVYVTASVLETLGFELTNQEDDRIRYRAPGDRALVIDLLERPIEFGREGAGSIHHVALRVSETEQLYEWHDLFREREYDVSRVVDRHMFHSLYVRDPGGILFELATDGPGLTATPDSGDAPGHSLSLPPWLEDDREMIETHLPPLDVSAVLDDDGRWTMNDE is encoded by the coding sequence ATGCTCACAGACACCCCAGGGATCCACCACGTCACCGGCATCGTTCGCGACGCCCAGCGAAACCTCGAGTTCTACGCGGGGACGCTCGGTCTACGCCTCGTCAAGCAAACGGTGAACCACAACGACGCTCTCACGCGCCACCTCTTTTACGGCGACGAAACCGGGTCTCCCGGGACGGTGCTAACGTTCTTTCCGTACCCTGCCGAAGACGACGGCCGTATCGGGCACCCACAGATCAGTGCCACCGGACTCGTTATCCCACCCGACTCGGTCGACTACTGGCGCGAGCGACTCGAGGCGGCCGACAGCGACGACGACAACTCACCGATCGTCCGCGAGCGCTTCGAGGAAACCGTCCTCCGTGTGTCCGACCCCGACGGCACCCGCATCGAGCTCGTCACTGGCGACTCGCCGGTCGAGCCGTGGACGGGCGGGCCGGTTCCTAACCGACACGCGATTCGGGGCCTCCACGGGGTCACGCTCCTCTCGACGGACGTCTACGTCACGGCGAGCGTCCTCGAGACCCTCGGTTTCGAGCTGACTAACCAGGAGGACGACCGCATCCGCTATCGGGCACCCGGAGATCGCGCACTGGTGATCGACCTCCTCGAGCGCCCCATCGAGTTCGGCCGCGAAGGGGCCGGCTCGATCCACCACGTCGCCCTTCGCGTGTCGGAGACCGAGCAGCTCTACGAGTGGCACGACCTGTTCCGAGAGCGCGAGTACGACGTCTCTCGCGTCGTTGACCGCCACATGTTTCACTCACTGTACGTCCGCGACCCCGGTGGGATCCTGTTCGAACTCGCGACGGACGGCCCGGGGCTGACGGCAACCCCCGACAGCGGCGACGCTCCCGGCCACTCGCTGTCCCTCCCGCCGTGGCTCGAGGACGACCGTGAGATGATCGAAACGCACCTCCCGCCGCTGGACGTGTCCGCGGTGCTGGACGACGATGGACGATGGACGATGAACGATGAGTGA
- a CDS encoding sensor histidine kinase → MAESIRVIHIDDEPDFSRLVAANLERENERLSVQAATSVEAGLEQLDGRTDCIVSDYQLGDGTGLHVLEAVREEIPELPVILFTDTGSEEVASRAISAGITDYLIKGTVAEQYELLATKIITTVEQRRATQRAEQVEQHLHELSEQANDVLYIFAGDLSEVLFMNSAYETVFEQPVDMVKHEPTVFVQAVHPHDRERVSMAMERVTDGKFIQIDYRIDTEGSDEKWVETHAKPIVVDGEVVRIVGYTRDISERKARVQELERKNDQLDRFASVVAHDLRNPWNVADGYLEIAKSRDDSQELEVVSNALSRMDQIISNLLELARTGATIDEIEPISLPHLTEMCWNSVSQSEATLNIEADITIQADATRVAQVFENLFRNAIEHGGADVTITVGLLEDGSGFFVEDDGPGISPTKRLSVLERGTSYSDTGTGFGLAIVQEIVEAHGWAVQITTGTEGGARFEITGVEFEE, encoded by the coding sequence ATGGCGGAATCTATTCGAGTCATCCATATCGATGATGAACCCGATTTTTCCAGGTTGGTCGCAGCGAATCTCGAGCGTGAGAATGAGAGGCTCAGTGTCCAAGCGGCTACCTCAGTTGAAGCGGGACTCGAGCAATTGGACGGCCGGACAGATTGTATAGTCAGTGATTACCAACTGGGAGATGGTACGGGCCTACACGTTCTCGAAGCCGTTCGGGAAGAAATCCCTGAACTTCCAGTCATACTGTTTACTGATACCGGAAGCGAGGAGGTCGCGAGTCGTGCCATTAGTGCAGGTATCACGGACTACCTGATCAAGGGCACCGTCGCGGAACAGTACGAGTTACTGGCAACCAAAATCATCACTACTGTGGAACAACGTCGGGCAACGCAACGAGCCGAGCAGGTTGAACAACACCTCCACGAACTGAGTGAACAGGCAAACGACGTCTTGTATATATTTGCTGGTGATTTGAGCGAAGTCTTGTTCATGAACTCGGCGTACGAAACGGTCTTCGAACAACCGGTAGACATGGTCAAACACGAACCGACAGTGTTCGTCCAAGCGGTTCATCCGCACGACCGTGAACGGGTTTCGATGGCGATGGAACGTGTTACAGATGGAAAATTCATTCAAATCGATTACCGGATTGATACCGAAGGTTCAGACGAGAAGTGGGTGGAAACACATGCCAAACCTATCGTCGTAGATGGTGAAGTGGTCAGAATTGTTGGGTATACCCGAGACATCTCGGAGCGGAAAGCTCGTGTGCAGGAATTAGAGCGAAAAAACGACCAACTCGATCGATTTGCGTCTGTCGTCGCTCACGATCTTCGGAATCCGTGGAACGTCGCGGACGGCTATTTGGAAATCGCTAAATCCAGAGATGACAGCCAGGAACTGGAGGTGGTGTCGAATGCGTTGTCGAGAATGGATCAGATTATTTCGAACTTACTCGAGCTGGCCAGAACTGGAGCGACGATAGACGAAATAGAACCAATCTCGCTGCCGCATCTGACCGAAATGTGCTGGAACTCCGTTTCCCAATCCGAGGCGACTCTCAATATTGAGGCGGACATCACGATTCAGGCAGATGCTACCAGAGTAGCGCAAGTGTTCGAGAACCTATTTAGAAACGCCATCGAGCATGGGGGAGCGGACGTCACGATCACGGTCGGTCTACTCGAAGATGGATCGGGCTTTTTTGTCGAAGACGATGGGCCGGGGATTTCGCCAACCAAACGCCTGTCAGTGCTCGAAAGAGGTACTTCATACTCTGATACGGGAACAGGGTTCGGATTGGCAATCGTTCAGGAAATCGTCGAAGCACACGGATGGGCGGTGCAAATCACAACCGGTACTGAGGGTGGGGCCAGATTCGAGATCACCGGTGTCGAATTCGAGGAGTGA
- a CDS encoding helix-turn-helix domain-containing protein, translating to MATEATFTVPSEQFPLGTIFEQLPGVSVELERIIPARDVVIPYFWVRGVAVDDIEGAFSEHPGVKQIEFVDSVDDEYLLRVQWAVDYDDVLTTLTETKVALIEAIGTSKQWTFEIRGDTRSDIATFQSRCRELDIPITLTELHALTPVETATELTDKQQEALVLAFEWGYFESPREVTMEDIGDELAISEQAVASRLRRGIKQILGSTLTDVTPHSR from the coding sequence ATGGCTACTGAGGCTACCTTTACGGTTCCATCCGAACAGTTCCCGCTGGGAACCATATTCGAACAGTTGCCGGGCGTATCGGTCGAACTGGAGCGAATCATCCCCGCACGAGACGTGGTGATTCCCTACTTCTGGGTTCGAGGGGTTGCCGTTGATGATATCGAGGGGGCGTTTTCTGAACATCCGGGCGTGAAACAGATCGAATTCGTTGACTCCGTCGACGACGAGTATCTGCTGCGCGTCCAGTGGGCGGTCGATTACGACGACGTGCTGACCACGTTAACGGAAACGAAGGTTGCGCTCATCGAAGCTATTGGAACGAGCAAGCAGTGGACGTTCGAGATCCGTGGGGACACTCGAAGCGACATTGCAACCTTTCAGTCTCGCTGTCGAGAGTTGGACATCCCGATCACACTGACCGAACTGCATGCGCTTACTCCAGTCGAGACGGCAACCGAGTTAACCGATAAACAACAAGAGGCGCTGGTTCTCGCCTTCGAATGGGGTTACTTCGAATCCCCGCGCGAGGTCACGATGGAAGATATCGGCGACGAACTCGCGATCTCAGAGCAAGCCGTCGCATCTCGCCTTCGGCGGGGAATCAAACAGATCCTTGGGAGTACGCTGACCGACGTCACGCCCCACTCACGGTAG
- a CDS encoding DUF7344 domain-containing protein — MSREPIEFDTILDLCRDQHRRIVLAVLAEEHRSLTLDDLSKAILKYNHQTPVTAASEEVLTEIRLTLYHEHIPKLESEGIIEYDTERQHVVPTKQLDQLNPSLFAIIEADPGLQVPVAL; from the coding sequence ATGAGCAGGGAACCCATCGAATTCGACACGATACTCGACCTCTGTCGAGACCAGCACCGTCGAATCGTGCTTGCGGTACTCGCAGAAGAACACCGTTCGTTAACGCTGGACGATCTCTCGAAGGCGATACTGAAGTACAATCATCAAACGCCAGTTACGGCGGCTTCTGAAGAGGTACTCACAGAGATTCGCCTCACGCTGTATCACGAGCACATCCCAAAGTTAGAATCGGAAGGGATCATCGAATACGATACAGAGCGTCAACACGTCGTACCGACGAAGCAGCTCGACCAGCTGAATCCGTCCCTCTTTGCGATCATCGAGGCCGATCCCGGTCTCCAAGTGCCTGTCGCACTGTGA